A single region of the Drosophila miranda strain MSH22 chromosome 2, D.miranda_PacBio2.1, whole genome shotgun sequence genome encodes:
- the LOC117185801 gene encoding protein SGT1 homolog — MSVRYDWYQSESKVVITVLLKNATEKNYAVKIESKKVHMTADGYELEIQLLHPVVVDRCSHKAYQSKVEITLAKETGVRWETLEEKAAPAAVALPKLHTKNWDQLVNEEEKKDEKEAKDEAALNNLFKRIYSTSSPEVQKAMNKSFSESGGTVLSTNWNEVGKDKVSVQPPQGTEFRQWEK, encoded by the coding sequence ATGTCTGTACGTTACGACTGGTACCAGTCCGAGAGCAAAGTGGTAATCACTGTTCTGCTGAAGAACGCCACAGAGAAGAACTACGCTGTCAAGATTGAGTCAAAGAAAGTACACATGACCGCCGATGGATACGAGCTGGAGATCCAACTTCTGCATCCCGTTGTCGTGGACCGTTGCTCCCACAAGGCGTATCAGTCCAAGGTCGAAATAACTCTGGCCAAGGAAACGGGCGTGCGCTGGGAGACCCTAGAGGAGAAGGCTGCTCCCGCTGCAGTCGCATTGCCTAAACTCCATACCAAAAATTGGGACCAGCTGGTCAACGAGGAGGAGAAGAAAGATGAAAAGGAGGCCAAGGACGAAGCGGCTCTAAATAATCTTTTCAAGCGGATTTACAGCACTTCCTCACCCGAGGTGCAGAAGGCCATGAACAAATCTTTTTCAGAGTCCGGCGGCACCGTGCTTAGCACTAACTGGAACGAAGTGGGCAAGGATAAGGTGTCTGTGCAGCCGCCCCAAGGAACCGAATTCCGCCAATGGGAGAAATAG